In Streptomyces sp. NBC_00683, the DNA window CTCGTAGGCGCGCAGGAAGGCCGGATCCTGCCACGGGTCCTTGCCGGCCGGTGACAGGTTCAGCGACCACAGTTCGTTGTACCGGCCCAGAGCCGCCCGCACGTTTTCCTGGGCATCAGCGAGGGCGTCCAGCGCCGCAGCCCTTTCGGCCGGGTCCTCCGCCGTCAGCCCGAACGCCCAGCCCAGCCGTGCGTCCCACGCGGCGGCTCCATCCGTGGCTGCGCCCATGGTGTCAGTAATGGCCTGTCTCTCCGTCGAGGAGCTCGCGGATCGTGTCGAGGTGGCCGACGTGGCGGGCCGTCTCCTCGATCATGTGGAACAGGATCCAGCGCAGTGATGCCGAGCCGGCCTTGTACGCGCGGTTCCGGCCGATGTCGTCCAGCGCGTGCGTGGCGATGAACTCGTTGGAGGCGGCGCACTGGCGGTCGTACTCGGCGAGGAGTTGGGGGAGCGGAATGCCCTCGGCCGTGAAGTCGGCGTCCTCGACACCCGAGAACTGAGGGTTGCCCGCTGCCGGGTGGTCCAGGAACAGAACCTGGAACCAGCAGTGCTCCGCCCAGCGCAGATGCGAGACGATCCCGGCCACGGTCATCAAGGGGGACCCAGGGAGGACCGACCGGCGGGCGTCCTCGTCCGAGAGCCCCTCGCACTTCCACTGCACGATCGAACGCTGGAGGTCGAGCCAGCCCACGAGCTGGCTGCGTTCGTCCGCTGTGAAATCAGGGCGTGTACGAGGAAGTGGCATGGGCGCCGAGGCTAGTCGGGGCGGGGGACCCGGCGCACCGGGATTTCACAGCGGACGAACGCAGCCGCTGAAGTGCCTCCCGGGATGCGGTCCGGCGGGGGGCGGGGGACCGTGGAGGCATGTCCGGACATCCACCTGTGATCGTGTATCCGCCCTCGCCGACCGGCGGGCGGCGGGTGACCGTGCGGGGGCAGATCGTCGGGCTGGCGCACGGGCGCGGGGATGTGGCCGCCTTTCTGCGGCAGGCCGGGCTCGCCGTGGGGGTGGAGGAGATCGACCTGGACCAACCCGAGCTGATCGAGTGGCGAGGCGGAGACCTCGATACCTGGAGGTGAGCCCCATGAAGCTTCGTGGAGCGCGCCGGGGCGAGGCGTCCCTCGAACCTCCTCCCGGGTATTACGGGGCGGGCGGGGCGGCACCCGACGTCATACAGCGTGGGCTGATTCTCGACTGGGTGGTGAGCCGGCGGATCGCCGGCGGATGGCGTGTGGAGTCCCGGTCGGGGACTCAGGCCGTCCTCGTGCGCGGGCAGCCGGTCAACCATGTGCTGCACGCCTTCCTGACCGTCTTCTCGTGCTTCGTGTGGGGCGCCGTATGGGTCGCTGTCGCGCTGACGAACAAGGTCGAGCGGGTCGCCCTCACCGTCGACGCCCAGGGGCATGTCGTGAGCGTCGGCGGCCCCTGAGCCCGGACCCCGCACGAGCGGAGGGCTCGGACTGCACCGCGGCGTGGCCCCCTCACCCGAACGGCTGCGTCCGGGTAGTCGCGGGCGGCCGTGTCGCGCAGCGTCGGACCTGCCCGTGGCCGCGGCGGCGGGCATCCGACGACCGAAGGAGTACCCATGGCCCAGTCAGTACCCACGCCGGGCACCTCCCCGAGCCCGGGGTCCGGCAGCGCGTGGGCGTCCGGGGGCGTGATGTTCGCCGGTGTCCTGCTGCTCGTCGACGGTGTCCTGGCCGTGATCAAGGGGATCGCGGGCATCGCGTCGGACGACGTGTACGCCCGCATCAACGACTACACGTTCAAGTTCAACGTGACGTCCTGGGGCTGGATCCACCTCGTTCTCGGCATCGTCCTCGTGATCGTCGGTGCGGGCATCCTGAAGGGCGCGCTCTGGGCCCGCGGCGTGGGCGTCGGGCTGGCCGCGCTGAGCCTGATCGCCAACTTCATGTGGCTGCCGTACCAGCCGGTGTGGGCGATCGTCTCGATCGCCATCGACGCCTTCGTGATCTGGGCCCTGTGCACGGACCGGACGAAGGCGGCCTTCTGACGTGAGTGGCGGGCGCGGTGGCCGGGAGCGGGACGGTACGGCTGCCCTGGCCGCCGAGGCATACGTCTACGGCTCCCCGCTGGTCCTCGCGCTGTCGGCGGTCGAAGCGTGCCTGCAGGAAGGCTTCGGGGTCCTGGCGCCGACACCCTTCAACAGTTTCGCCCACGCCGCGCGGCCCGCCGTTCCCGCCGACAACGTCGCGAACGCGGCGGTCGACACCGTCGACGCGATCGCGCAGCTCGACCTGTCCGGCGGCCCGGTCAGGCTTCATGTGCCGGACACCGGCGGTGCGTACTACGCGCTGCAGTTCGTGGACGCGTGGAGCGGCACCTTCGCCTATGTCGGGCGGCGGGCGACCGGTACGGGCGAGGGCGACTGGCTGATCGTGCCGCCCGGCTGGTCCGGCACCGTGCCCGACGTGGTGACGGGGGTGATCGACGCACCCACCTCCGTCGTCTCCCTCGTCGGCCGCATCGCGTGCGACGGGCCCGACGACATGCCCCGTGTCCGGGCGCTCCAGCAGGAGCTCACGCTCACGCACCTGGGAGCCCACGCCCACCGGACCGGTCTGCCCGCGCCCGACTCCGACGTACCCGAGGCCCTCCGGTTCTTCGAACGGCTCCGGGTGTGGATGGCCGACTTCCCGCCCGCTGCCGCCGACCGTGCCTACCAGGACCGGTTCCAGCCCCTGGGGCTCCTGGAGGAGGGCCTCTCGCCGTACGTGTCGGCCGGGCCCGGTCTCCTGCGGGCGCTGACACAGGGGCTCGCGCTGGGCAGGGCGCGGGTGGCGGAGGCGTGCCGATACCGGGACGACGCCCGGGAGGGCGCGGACACGGCGCCGGGCGCGTGGGAGATGAACCCGCACCTCTTCGACCACAACCTCGACCACTTCGGCGTCGGCACGATCAGCTCGCCGGAGTGGAGGATCCCGGACCGCGAGGCGTCGTACCTGGTCAGGGCGGTGGCGGCACGGCAGGCGCTCTGGGGGCCGCACGGATACGAGGCGGTGTGCGCGCACACCCGCAGCGACTCCCGGGGACGCCTGCTCAGCGGGACCCACAGCTATGCGCTGCGCCTGGGCCGGCCGCCTCCCGTCGAGGGGTTCTGGTCCGTGACCGTGTACGAGGTCCCGGGCAACCACCTGGTCGAGAATCCGGCGGACCGGTACGCGATCGGTGACCGTACCCCCGGTGTCGTACACGCGGCCGACGGGTCGCTGACGCTGTACCTGTCCCGGCAGCGGCCGACGGACCCCGGCCAGGCGGCGAACTGGCTGCCCGCGCCCGCCGGTGACTTCCGGGCCGTGATGCGGCTCCACACCCCTGAGCAGGCCGTTCTCGACGGGAGCTATGTGATCCCGGCCGTCGAGCGGCTCGACGAACGGTAGGCCGCGGGTTCTCTTCGGTGCCGCTGTCGGTGCCGCGGTACACACTGGAGACATGTGCCGCAGTATCAAGACGCTTCGTCCGCCAGCCATCCCCGAAGAGGCCACCGAGGAGGAGATGACAGCCGCCGCCCTGCAGTACGTACGCAAGGTGTCGGGCTTCCGTGCGCCCGCCGCGCACAACCAGGAGGTCTTCGACCGTGCCGTCGCCGAGATCGCGGAGGCGACCCACCGCCTGCTCGACGGCCTGGAGATCCGGGGCAGCGCCGCCCGGGTGTGAGCCCGGGACCGCCTGACCGGCCGCCGGTCGGGCGGTGTCAGCTGCCTGCCGGGGCTCCGGTGACGACCGGTGCTCGCCGGGCGTGGGGCGGCCGCCGGACGACCAGCGCCGCCAGGGCGCCCGCAAGGAACAGGGCGAGGACCGAGACGGCCGTGCCCAGCCAGCTCGCGCCCAGCCACTGGCCGCCGAAGTAGCCGAGGCTCACGCTGTAGCCCGCCCAGGCCACCCCGGCCAGCGCCGACCAGGGCAGGAACTCCCGCACCTTGCGGTGGGCGGCGCCCGCGCCCAGGGACACGACCGAGCGGCCTGCCGGGGCGAAGCGGGCGATGACGACGAGGGCGCCGCCGCCGCGGCTCAGCGCCGCGCCGAGGCGCTCCTGTGCGGTGGTGAGACGGCGGGAGCGGGCGATGGCCCGGTCCAGGCGGTCGCCGCCGCGCCATGCGAGGCGGTACGCGACGAGGTCGCCGAGCACCGAGGCCGTGGCAGCGCACAGGGTAAGCACCAGCAGCGAAGGCACCTGCTGGGTGGCTTCGCCGGGGTTGGCGGTGACCGTCGTCGAGCTCGCCGCGGCAGCCGTCGCCGCCGTGATCACCAGCACACCGCTGGGCAGGACGGGCAGGAAGACGTCCAGAAGTACCGAGAGGGCGACCACTGCGTAGATCCATGGGCTGCCGGTCAGCGCACCCACACTCTCGAGCACGTTCTACTCCCCGTCCGTTTCCCCATGTCACCGTGTCAACGCCGCGGCGTCGCAGGGGAGCGGCAGGAGCGGCAGGGTCAGCGGTTCAGAGTACGCCTGCCGTTTCCCCGGAGTTCGCCGTGGGGCGGGTGATGTTGTGCAGGTCACGTACGCCCCGGCCCCCCATGACAGCGGGGTGCCGGGGCGTACGTGACCGGGGCCGGCGGCCGGTCGGTCAGACCGGGACGGCCGGTGAGTTCTCGCGGGGACGCTGGTCCTCGCCGGCGGCGCTCGTGCGGGAGGAGAAGAGCCGGTCCACGGCCACGGCACCGGGGCCCGTGAAGACCAGCAGCAGGAAGGCCCAGCAGAAGACGGCCGACGCTTCGCCGCCGTTCTGGAGGGGGAACAGCGATTCCGGCTGGTGAACCTTGAAGTACGCGTACGCCATGGATCCGGAGGCGACGAGGGCGGCTGCGCGGGTACCGAGGCCGAGCGCGACCAGGGTGCCGCCGACGAGCTGGATCACGGCTGCGTACCAGCCCGGCCAGGTGCCGGAAGGCACGGTGCCGCCGCCCATCGCGCCGCCGAGGACGCCGAAGAGCGAGGCGGCGCCGTGGCAGGCGAAGAGGAAACCGATGACGGCACGGAAGAGTCCGAGTGCGTAGGGCTGGGCCCTGTTCAGACGTGCGGACATGGGGGGTTGGCTCCTTCGGTCTGGGGACGTGAACCGAGCGGGGCCCTTCAGGTTAGGTAGACCTCATTATTACTTGCAAGTTCAACATATTCGCAACTGGCTGAAAATGATCAGCTGTTCGATGTCAGTGTGCGCTCCAGGACCGTCTCCAACTGCGCGCCTGTGGGCTGTTGTCTGGCCTGAACCAATGTCAGCGCAGCTTTCCGGCCATGCAGGGTCAAGGTCATCAGCTGATTGCCGAACCATGGTCCGCCCGTCCTGCGCCAGCGCATCGGCGGCGCTCCCGTCCGGCCGTGGAGCGCCAGCGCGCGTCCCAGCCACCGGCCGGGCGTGCTCCAGCCGAAACGGAATCCGGCTCTTATCGTGGCGGGGATCGAGTTGTGCACGGGGGAGCAGGTCAGCTGCATGATGCGTGCGCCGGGAGTGGCGCCCGGTGAGGGATCCGGCCAGTGGGGTTCGGCGATGTACGCATGGTGCACATCGCCCGAGAGCACGCATACCGTGGCAGGAGCGTCCGGCCCGCCGGCCACCTTCCGCAGCAGCTCCGTCAACTCGTTGAAGGATTCGGGGAAGGCCGCCCAATGTTCCAGGTCAGAGGCGCGGCGCACCTTCTCCCCGAAGCGCGCCCAGCGCCCGTCGGGGCCGCCGCGCTCGCCACGGCACAGCGCGGCGTTCCAGCTCTCCGCGTCATGGATGAGCGGCGGCAGCAGCCACGGCAGTGAGGTGCCGATCAGGAGATGGTCGTACGCGTCCGGGTCGGCGAGGGCCTCGTCGCGCATCCAGCGGGCCTCTTCGGTGTCGAGCATCGACCGTTGCTGCTCGCCGAGAACCCGGGCCGCCCGGGTGTCGACCATCAGCAGCCGTACTCGGCCGAAAACACGCCGGTAGCTCCACCGGGTGTGTGTGGGATCGGCATCGGCACGGGCGGCGTGCTCCCGCAGTACTTCTGTGGCGTCCGGGGCGGCGCGTACCGCCGCGTACAGCGGGTCGGCCGCCAGGGCGTCGGGGGAGAGGTTGCCGAGGTGCTGGTACACCCAGTACGACATCAGGCCGCTGACGATCCGTTCGTGCCACCACGGCGTGCGCCGCATGTCCTCGAGCCAGGCGGCGCTGGTGTTCCAGTCGTCGATGACGTCGTGGTCGTCGAAGATCATGCAGCTGGGAACCGTGGAGAGCAGCCAGCGCACCTCCGGGTCGCGCCAGGACTCGTCGTAGAGGTGGGTGTACTCCTCGTAGTCCGCGACCTCCGCGCCGGGCGGCTCGTTCAGGTCGCGGCGTGCGGAGAGCCGGCGCCGGGTGGCCTGCGACGTCTCGTCCGCGTACACCTGATCGCCGAGGAGGAGGAGCACATCGGGACGTACGGCCGTGGGGTCGGCGGCGAGCTCGACGGCCAGGGTGTCGAGGGCGTCCGGGCCGATGGGGTCGCGCTCCTGCTCGGGCGCGGCCGCCCAGCGGCAGGAGCCGAAGGCGATCCGGACGGGTCCGGTCTCCTCCGGCCGCGGAACAGCGGGTGTGGTGATGGTGCTCGCGGGGAAGCGTGAGTCCTCGGGCGGCCAGACGCGGCGGCCGTCGAGGAACACCTCGTAGGCCGTGGTCGAGCCGGGCGTCAGGCCCGAGACCACCACCAGCGCGTAGTGGTGCCCCTGCACCGCGAAGGTCGGGGTGGAACCCGACGCGCCGTCCGCGCAGCGGACCTCGGCCGTGCAGGGCCGGCTCGCCTCGACCCAGACCGTCGCCCGGGAACCGGACTCCCAGTCGACGTACCGCAGCAGT includes these proteins:
- a CDS encoding DinB family protein; its protein translation is MPLPRTRPDFTADERSQLVGWLDLQRSIVQWKCEGLSDEDARRSVLPGSPLMTVAGIVSHLRWAEHCWFQVLFLDHPAAGNPQFSGVEDADFTAEGIPLPQLLAEYDRQCAASNEFIATHALDDIGRNRAYKAGSASLRWILFHMIEETARHVGHLDTIRELLDGETGHY
- a CDS encoding DUF7144 family membrane protein, yielding MAQSVPTPGTSPSPGSGSAWASGGVMFAGVLLLVDGVLAVIKGIAGIASDDVYARINDYTFKFNVTSWGWIHLVLGIVLVIVGAGILKGALWARGVGVGLAALSLIANFMWLPYQPVWAIVSIAIDAFVIWALCTDRTKAAF
- a CDS encoding DUF1254 domain-containing protein, encoding MSGGRGGRERDGTAALAAEAYVYGSPLVLALSAVEACLQEGFGVLAPTPFNSFAHAARPAVPADNVANAAVDTVDAIAQLDLSGGPVRLHVPDTGGAYYALQFVDAWSGTFAYVGRRATGTGEGDWLIVPPGWSGTVPDVVTGVIDAPTSVVSLVGRIACDGPDDMPRVRALQQELTLTHLGAHAHRTGLPAPDSDVPEALRFFERLRVWMADFPPAAADRAYQDRFQPLGLLEEGLSPYVSAGPGLLRALTQGLALGRARVAEACRYRDDAREGADTAPGAWEMNPHLFDHNLDHFGVGTISSPEWRIPDREASYLVRAVAARQALWGPHGYEAVCAHTRSDSRGRLLSGTHSYALRLGRPPPVEGFWSVTVYEVPGNHLVENPADRYAIGDRTPGVVHAADGSLTLYLSRQRPTDPGQAANWLPAPAGDFRAVMRLHTPEQAVLDGSYVIPAVERLDER
- a CDS encoding DUF2277 domain-containing protein; the protein is MCRSIKTLRPPAIPEEATEEEMTAAALQYVRKVSGFRAPAAHNQEVFDRAVAEIAEATHRLLDGLEIRGSAARV
- a CDS encoding DedA family protein: MLESVGALTGSPWIYAVVALSVLLDVFLPVLPSGVLVITAATAAAASSTTVTANPGEATQQVPSLLVLTLCAATASVLGDLVAYRLAWRGGDRLDRAIARSRRLTTAQERLGAALSRGGGALVVIARFAPAGRSVVSLGAGAAHRKVREFLPWSALAGVAWAGYSVSLGYFGGQWLGASWLGTAVSVLALFLAGALAALVVRRPPHARRAPVVTGAPAGS
- a CDS encoding DoxX family protein, with product MSARLNRAQPYALGLFRAVIGFLFACHGAASLFGVLGGAMGGGTVPSGTWPGWYAAVIQLVGGTLVALGLGTRAAALVASGSMAYAYFKVHQPESLFPLQNGGEASAVFCWAFLLLVFTGPGAVAVDRLFSSRTSAAGEDQRPRENSPAVPV
- a CDS encoding alkaline phosphatase D family protein, producing the protein MAGLRLGPLLRYVDWESGSRATVWVEASRPCTAEVRCADGASGSTPTFAVQGHHYALVVVSGLTPGSTTAYEVFLDGRRVWPPEDSRFPASTITTPAVPRPEETGPVRIAFGSCRWAAAPEQERDPIGPDALDTLAVELAADPTAVRPDVLLLLGDQVYADETSQATRRRLSARRDLNEPPGAEVADYEEYTHLYDESWRDPEVRWLLSTVPSCMIFDDHDVIDDWNTSAAWLEDMRRTPWWHERIVSGLMSYWVYQHLGNLSPDALAADPLYAAVRAAPDATEVLREHAARADADPTHTRWSYRRVFGRVRLLMVDTRAARVLGEQQRSMLDTEEARWMRDEALADPDAYDHLLIGTSLPWLLPPLIHDAESWNAALCRGERGGPDGRWARFGEKVRRASDLEHWAAFPESFNELTELLRKVAGGPDAPATVCVLSGDVHHAYIAEPHWPDPSPGATPGARIMQLTCSPVHNSIPATIRAGFRFGWSTPGRWLGRALALHGRTGAPPMRWRRTGGPWFGNQLMTLTLHGRKAALTLVQARQQPTGAQLETVLERTLTSNS